A stretch of the Marivirga tractuosa DSM 4126 genome encodes the following:
- a CDS encoding MotA/TolQ/ExbB proton channel family protein — translation MTLLQVTTVADSAMVNASDSSVNLFDLLLKGGYVMIPLLLLSAAAIAIFVERVLTIKKSSKTPAGLLNQVKSLVTEGKIDQAKMICSQNETPIAKMLEKGVSRIGSPLKNIEVSIENVGKVEIYRLEKNLSLLATISGAAPMIGFLGTVTGMIQAFIAIAQEEGSVSPKLLSEGIYEAMITTAVGLSVGIIAYLGYNYLVTQVQKVIHKMEYTSVEFIDLLQESK, via the coding sequence ATGACACTATTACAAGTTACCACTGTTGCAGATTCTGCAATGGTAAACGCTTCGGACAGTAGCGTTAATTTGTTCGACTTACTTTTAAAAGGGGGATATGTTATGATTCCCCTTTTGTTATTATCAGCTGCTGCAATTGCGATTTTTGTAGAACGGGTTTTAACAATTAAGAAATCTTCCAAAACACCTGCTGGTTTATTAAACCAAGTAAAATCATTGGTGACCGAAGGGAAAATTGATCAGGCAAAAATGATTTGCTCCCAAAATGAAACGCCTATTGCCAAGATGTTGGAAAAAGGGGTCTCAAGAATTGGAAGTCCTCTGAAGAATATAGAGGTTTCAATTGAGAATGTTGGAAAGGTTGAAATTTACCGATTAGAAAAGAATTTATCTTTATTGGCCACTATTTCTGGTGCTGCACCTATGATTGGTTTCTTAGGGACTGTTACCGGGATGATTCAAGCTTTTATTGCGATTGCACAAGAGGAAGGCTCCGTAAGTCCGAAATTACTCTCTGAGGGTATCTATGAAGCCATGATTACTACAGCGGTCGGTTTATCAGTTGGGATTATTGCTTACTTAGGCTATAATTATTTAGTAACGCAAGTTCAGAAGGTGATACACAAAATGGAATATACCTCTGTTGAGTTTATTGATTTACTTCAAGAATCTAAATAG
- a CDS encoding ExbD/TolR family protein, translated as MSMKSRHNVDPAFSMSSMTDIIFLLLIFFMLTSSFITPSGLPVNLPSSKSTNIVMQKVSVTITKDMLYFVNDKRVAPADIETAIKRELRNADEGVVVLHIDKSVPTEHLVRVAGIASSLKAKVSIAAQPNE; from the coding sequence ATGTCAATGAAATCAAGACATAATGTTGATCCTGCTTTTAGCATGTCATCCATGACAGATATTATATTTCTGTTGTTGATTTTCTTTATGCTGACTTCTTCTTTTATTACCCCTTCAGGATTACCAGTTAATTTACCCTCCAGCAAGTCCACGAATATCGTAATGCAAAAAGTAAGTGTTACAATAACAAAAGACATGCTTTATTTCGTTAATGATAAAAGAGTGGCACCTGCTGATATAGAAACCGCTATTAAAAGAGAATTAAGGAATGCAGACGAAGGAGTTGTGGTTCTACATATAGACAAAAGTGTTCCCACGGAGCATTTAGTAAGGGTCGCAGGTATTGCTTCGTCTTTAAAAGCAAAAGTTTCGATTGCAGCACAACCGAATGAGTGA
- a CDS encoding bifunctional folylpolyglutamate synthase/dihydrofolate synthase: MTYQEAEAFLFEQLPMFQRVGGPAYKKDLHNTYALLEALGNPHLKGKYIHVAGTNGKGSTASFLASVLKESGYKTGLYTSPHLKSFTERMRIDGIPISKEEVIQYVEKFKPIIEELRPSFFELTTAMAFDYFAKEEVDIAVIEVGMGGRLDCTNVIQAEVSIITQIGLDHQQFLGNTLEEITNEKAGIIKENVPTVCSVSENELKLIIREVAEAKNAPFVDSKERYKISITEESIPNWKMMAENLITSEKVEFESGLSASYQIQNLSSVFSALDILKEKGYSITKENIKNGLRNVIVNSGIKGRWQRIPNDKSQAKIIADTGHNIPAFEHIVKMIEKEEFEQLHFVFATVNDKKLEGVLELLPKNAKYYFTQANIPRALNANDLKEIAFKYGLKGDSYSTVAEAFSNAQKNASDKDLIFVGGSTFAVAEIPDL; encoded by the coding sequence ATGACATATCAAGAAGCGGAAGCTTTTTTATTTGAACAATTACCCATGTTTCAAAGGGTAGGAGGCCCAGCCTATAAAAAGGATTTGCATAATACCTATGCTTTATTAGAAGCTTTAGGTAACCCTCATCTGAAAGGGAAATATATCCATGTTGCTGGCACAAATGGAAAGGGGAGCACGGCTTCTTTTTTAGCCTCCGTTTTGAAAGAATCAGGCTACAAAACAGGTCTCTATACATCTCCTCATCTTAAAAGTTTTACGGAAAGAATGAGGATAGATGGAATTCCAATTTCTAAAGAAGAAGTAATCCAATATGTGGAAAAATTTAAACCTATAATTGAAGAATTAAGACCTTCTTTTTTTGAACTGACCACAGCCATGGCCTTTGATTATTTTGCCAAAGAAGAAGTTGATATTGCTGTGATTGAAGTAGGTATGGGTGGAAGATTAGATTGCACTAATGTGATTCAAGCTGAAGTCTCCATTATCACTCAAATAGGATTGGATCATCAGCAATTTTTAGGAAATACTTTAGAAGAAATCACTAATGAAAAAGCAGGTATCATAAAGGAGAATGTACCTACAGTATGTTCAGTATCTGAAAATGAACTCAAGTTAATTATTAGAGAAGTAGCAGAGGCTAAAAATGCTCCATTTGTTGATAGCAAAGAAAGGTATAAGATTTCAATAACTGAAGAGTCAATTCCTAACTGGAAGATGATGGCGGAAAATCTTATAACATCAGAAAAAGTTGAATTTGAATCAGGGCTTTCTGCCAGCTATCAAATTCAAAATTTGTCAAGTGTTTTTAGTGCTCTAGATATTTTAAAAGAGAAAGGATACTCAATTACAAAGGAAAATATTAAAAATGGTTTAAGGAATGTAATTGTTAATTCTGGAATTAAGGGAAGGTGGCAGCGGATACCAAATGATAAATCTCAGGCTAAAATTATTGCTGATACTGGACACAATATTCCTGCTTTCGAGCATATCGTTAAGATGATAGAAAAAGAAGAATTTGAACAATTACATTTTGTTTTTGCAACAGTAAATGATAAAAAGCTAGAGGGTGTTTTAGAATTGCTCCCTAAAAATGCCAAATATTATTTCACACAAGCCAATATTCCACGAGCCTTGAATGCCAATGATTTGAAAGAAATAGCCTTTAAATATGGACTAAAGGGTGATTCATACTCAACGGTAGCCGAAGCATTTTCGAATGCACAAAAAAATGCTTCCGATAAGGACTTAATTTTTGTAGGAGGTTCTACCTTTGCAGTAGCTGAAATTCCCGATTTGTAA
- the trmB gene encoding tRNA (guanosine(46)-N7)-methyltransferase TrmB — translation MSRQKLKRFEDLRNRHNVIEYDDDRFPTIKSNWGKKIFGNSNPINLELACGRGEYSIGLAKEFPDENFVGVDIKGERLWQGSTKALDGGLENVAFARNFILDLEQMFAQGEVNDIWIIHPDPRPRDRDEKRRLTFHRFLDIYKRIQGGTGRVYFKTDNTDLFNWTLNEVLPSRDDINDLHFTDDLHNSVYLKEHYGITTRYERKFSKVGETIKYLRFEWKA, via the coding sequence ATGAGTAGACAAAAGTTAAAGCGGTTTGAGGATTTAAGAAACCGTCATAATGTAATTGAGTACGATGATGATAGGTTTCCAACCATAAAGTCTAACTGGGGAAAGAAGATTTTCGGAAATTCAAATCCCATTAATTTAGAATTAGCCTGTGGTAGAGGTGAATATTCTATCGGTTTGGCTAAAGAGTTTCCAGATGAAAATTTTGTCGGGGTTGATATTAAAGGCGAGCGGTTATGGCAAGGAAGCACTAAAGCCCTAGATGGAGGCTTGGAAAATGTTGCTTTTGCCCGAAATTTCATACTAGATTTAGAGCAAATGTTTGCCCAAGGGGAAGTGAATGATATTTGGATTATCCATCCGGACCCAAGACCAAGAGATCGGGATGAAAAAAGAAGATTGACTTTTCATCGATTCCTCGATATATACAAAAGAATTCAAGGTGGAACTGGGAGAGTTTATTTCAAAACAGATAATACAGATCTATTCAATTGGACACTAAATGAAGTATTACCTTCCAGAGATGATATTAATGATTTGCATTTTACAGATGATTTGCATAATTCTGTATATTTAAAGGAACATTATGGAATAACTACTCGATACGAAAGAAAATTTTCGAAAGTGGGGGAGACCATAAAATATTTACGTTTTGAATGGAAAGCTTAA
- a CDS encoding phosphatase PAP2 family protein, whose amino-acid sequence MESLKDKLQSPAFLMYVLYFLTALALVLFLEKGTFLLWLNEKHNPFGDVFFSYITLLGEAHIFVIVGVILLLYRIYYAILLTLTGIIHYVFVQFLKIFVFNSYRPSLKFEESLSSFNLVEGIELHSHYSMPSGHTAAAFALATILILLTKNKLLQVIYMLLAILVAISRVYLFQHFMVDTLVGATIGLLVSGTIWWYLSYKNQSILFSVNSLHKGLIFNR is encoded by the coding sequence ATGGAAAGCTTAAAAGATAAATTACAAAGCCCTGCATTTTTAATGTATGTGCTTTATTTTTTGACTGCCCTTGCATTAGTCCTGTTTTTAGAAAAAGGTACTTTCCTGCTTTGGCTTAACGAAAAGCATAACCCTTTTGGTGATGTGTTTTTTAGTTATATTACTCTTTTGGGTGAAGCACATATTTTCGTTATTGTTGGAGTTATTCTTTTATTATACAGGATTTATTATGCTATTTTATTGACACTGACTGGTATAATCCATTACGTCTTCGTCCAGTTTCTGAAAATTTTTGTTTTTAACAGTTACCGTCCTTCTCTAAAATTTGAAGAATCTTTATCATCATTTAACTTAGTAGAAGGGATTGAATTACATTCCCACTACAGTATGCCAAGTGGACACACTGCTGCAGCATTCGCCCTTGCTACCATCTTGATTCTTTTAACCAAGAATAAACTGTTGCAAGTGATTTATATGCTTTTGGCCATTTTAGTAGCTATATCAAGAGTCTATCTATTTCAGCATTTTATGGTAGATACTTTAGTAGGAGCCACCATTGGGCTTTTAGTTTCTGGAACAATTTGGTGGTATTTATCATACAAAAACCAGTCTATTCTATTTAGTGTCAATAGTTTGCACAAAGGTTTAATTTTTAATAGATGA